The window TGGTCCGGGCTCTTATCGGGGTCTTCGGAGAGTAATTGAGTTTGTCCTGCCGGATGCCGCCGGAGTGTAAATTAATGCAGTAAAGTGGTTCATCAATCATTAGACATTTTTTGGAAACGGGGCCGAGTTGTTCAAAGTGGCATTAACCGGGGCCCTTGATGGAGAAGTAAGCAACGTGTGCTAGGAGCGTCCGTTATGTACGCTCTCGGCCTGATTTGAATAAATTTGCCTTGCAAATCGCCACCGCCGGCGCCGATGAGTCCATTCCGAGCCATTTAGTCCGAAGGAGGCGAGGACAGGTTAGAATGGTGGCATCGGTAATTCATCCCTCCAGAACAGCTGCTCTATGGAGCTAGGCTCATTTGCACCCTTGTTAGCTGCCTTTTAAATGGCATCTGGAGCGGGAGAAGTTTCTTCTGGCCTAGTTTTTCTACTTCTCGCCTGGAGGTCGCGGGGTTCCTGTCTACGCAAGAGAGGCGACTGCTCAAACCGTACACGAGTATATGTATACATACCCAAATGGGTCAGACAGCTCTCCTCAGAGAGCCGGATGCTAGTCTGTATTTCTATTTCAGCCTCAGGCTATGAGCGCTATAGCACGATCCCAGTATAGAGCTGCGGAGGGCTTCACTGTTGGAGGCCACCATACTTTATTCTCATGAGGAAACCTACATTGCAGACCCATATACCACTCAGACTGAACTCCAACACAAGAGGCTGACCATATACCTGCTCAGGTAAACAGTCTAAGGTTTGATCACTTTCAAAGTGAGAAGCTTTGCCTCCCAGAACTTGTGTCCCTGTGGACCAGCTTCAAACCTCTAGGGTCGGTTTCTTCTTTGCACAAAAAGCCTGCTGAATGTTCTTCCAGAGCATTTTCTTGAGACGGTGGTAAAACATTCGGTTTCTCCTTTTGTAATTATTTGCAGTGGAACAAGTTTAGGGTTTAAATGTTGAGGGTCATTTTGCTGCTGCTTGATCCACTTTCTCCTGGTTTCAGGTTGCATTCAGTTAAAATTTTGCCGCCACCACGTTTCACAGATGAGGATAAGGTCCTGAGGTCATTGGTCTATTTGCCCTTGTGTAATTTTCGCACTCGGGCGCAAACCTCATGTGCGAATAAAACCTGAAATGACGACGGTTTGGTTCCGATGACACACGATCGTAGGATGTTTGGCCCCCACAAACGAGTCCTGACATATCCCTGTTCAAACCTCCCTCTGGCATGAATAACcaagagcaggctgctgtcttcTATGCAAATCAGCCCGTCTCAATAATATTTTTCCTGAGCAATCATAGTGAAACATTAGAGCACTGTTTGAGGGTCATCTTACCCGCATGTTGATGGTCTGTGCATACCGAGCACATCCCCATTGCGTTCTCCCAGGAATCCTCTCTTCTCTGATCAATTCCCGCATCAAATGTCCGAATTCGTCCACCTGAGTTTGGTGTTCAGTTGCTTTCTCTTCTACAGCGGAGTGCTGTGTGTGAATGACATGGGTGTCTCTCCACTCTGTGTCCTCCTGTAACAGAATGAATATTACTGTAGGTTGGACTTCCTGTGGCGGGACAAGTTCAAGAGGGAGTGCGAGGAGATCGAGACCATGGAGAACCTCAACCGGGTCCTTCTGGAGAACGTCCTGCCTGCACATGTTGCGGAGCATTTCCTGGGTCGCAACTGGAAAAATGAGGTGAATGTTCATGGAATTCTCCAAACAAAGATATCACGTGTGCCAAAATGTTAGACTGTACAGCTTTAGTCTCTCACTTCCTTTCGCATTTCATCCTATGTAAACATTTGGAAACTGTTTAGATTAGCTTGTCAGTATTTGATAAATGCCATTATGTTGCTGTTGTGATTAATATGTTACTTATATAGAGAGCTGGTGTCATAGCTTAGTGTGAGATATTACAGATTTTCTTCATAGACTGGAGGAGATTTGCTGAAACCACAAACCCCGATGCTCAACCAGTGCAAAGCGTTCAGCCGTTATCTTCTCCTTGCTTGTTATCAGGACCTTTATCATCAGTCATACGAGTCGGTGTGTGTGATGTTCGCCTCCATCCCGGACTTCAAAGAGTTTTACACAGAGTCTGATGTCAATAAGGAAGGGCTGGAGTGCCTGCGTCTCCTCAACGAGATCACAGCCGACTTTGATGAGGTAAGCTCCCTGTCTTAATGATGAACTCACACTGTCTGACAAAACTGGAAAAGCACTTCCTACTGATAATCTGAGAAGCGGTCCGCGTGCTGGGTTTTTATGCTCCGGACTCGTGGGAAAATAATGTGCCAGTGTTTCGGCCGACGCTTGGTTTTATCCCCGGCTTCTGTCGGTGTCGGACTAATAGCGTGTTCCTCgcgtgtcctcagctgctgtccAAACCCAAGTTCAGCGGCGTGGAGAAGATCAAGACCATCGGTAGCACCTACATGGCTGCGACTGGACTCAATGTGACACTGGGACCAGAGTGCGCACaggcacgctcacacacacacacacacacacacacacacacacacacacacacacacacacacacacacacacacacacacacacacacacacacacactcattgtgtaacatacatacatacgtgGACAGTGTTTACTCCCaaaggttctgttctgtggcaCCTGGACTTCCACCTAAAAGGCTTCATCCGCTGTGACTGACTGACCGGAGTAGCAGCCATATGAACCTCGTAGAGTCATCATGTTGCTCACACTTAGCTGATAAACTGTGGGCGGGTTGTTATTCCACCTGACTTCCACCAGAGTTGTTGAGACTCCCCTAAGCTCAAGTGTGAACAACAGTGAAACCGCCTGGGTAGCGTTAGCGCTGTAGGTTAGTAGTAGATGGTGCCTTAGGCTTCCTCTTTCACTGAGTTGGGTTCAGACAATCATTACTAAcatccagaaaaaaaaatacaacagtcATTTTGAACCAATGAAGTTAAAACGAACTAAAAGCCTGATCCTGAATGACGACATTCAACGTCCATAGTCGTGCCTGAAACAGTTGGTCTTTGATTTCACACATGCTGCTCATTGTGGCTGTTGGCTTTGTCAGCTGAGATGACAACCGACTGGCAGATTCATTGGGTCCGCGAGCGCGTTGATTGGCGCTAACGCTGGCAGGAGGAGAAAGCGGCGTGGAGCTGGTTTCACGTTGTAGAACAATGCGTTTCGCCAGCTAACGACGTCGTCCTCGGTCCGCTGTCGGGGAACGGACCGGTTAGTCAGGCCCGCTCCAGTCAGAGGCTCACGCCGagcatgcaaacacacgccCCGCAATCCCTAGAAACGCTGAGCGCTGCTCTTTTCTTGTTTCATTTCTGCACGCGAAACACATCATCGTCTCCCGAGCCTACTGAAGTTGCTAAACTGAGTTTGGAGAAGCCGTGCTTCAGCGTTTAGCAACAATCAGCACAAGAACAGATGGATCTACTGCAGGAGAGGGATGTTCTTTTTGGATGATGCAGTCTGCAAATAACTGCAGGATGCTTTATGTGATTACCACTAACTCAGCCATTGCCTTAATTCCATTTCCCTTGGCTGTGCGTCCCCCCAGGAACACGACAGACAGTACATGCACATCGGCACGATGGTGGAGTTTGCGTTCGCGCTCGTTGGGAAACTCGATGTCATCAACAAACATTCCTTCAATGACTTCAAACTCAGAATCGGTGAGAATCTTTTTATAGAGTAAATAATTTCTCTAAATAGGAAGGACTGATTAGTTAGTGACTGCTCGGGATTTGGTGTTTTTTCCAGGTATAAACCACGGCCCAGTGATTGCAGGTGTTATCGGGGCCCAGAAACCTCAGTATGACATCTGGGGCAACAGCGTGAATGTGGCCAGCAGGATGGAGACCACTGGAGTTCTGGGTAAAATACAGGTGGGACGTCTTGGGAAATCCAGCCGTGTGACTCAGTGTCGCGGTAAAGAGTCTCTAGCcccgtgtttgtctttgtacgcAGGTAACGGAGGAGACGGGCGATATCTTATTGACTCTAGGGTACATGTGTTCATGTCGCGGCATCATCAATGTGAAGGGAAAAGGAGACCTGAAGACCTACTTCGTTCACACGGAGATGTCCCGATCGCTGTCACAGGGGACCGTGATGCCCTGAGAACACAGCACCAAGTGAACAAATTAACTTGagaacacaatcacacacacaaagtggccGTAGAAGTGATTCGTCATGCTCCGTAAATAAAACCCATTACCAGCACACAGCAGCGAAATGGACGGACAATTGTCGACCTTAGCAACACAACGTAGAGCAGGGACCGCGCTGCACCGCCTGAGTCCTTCAGTGCTGCACTTGGGATGGTTTTTTACATCTCAAGTGTAACAAGGACTTTGCTCCGAGAAGACTCTTCAGTGCCTGACTGAGGAGAGGCGCGAAATTAGAGCAGCTCTCGAGGACCACAGTCACCCATCTGTACAATAGTAGTGGTGTGGAGCTAATTAGCCATGCCAGTGTTGCAGTGCTTCAGAGCCTTATACTTGAGTAAACTGAGCTGCCTGttgagctgtgttttttttatatatatctGCGTGGCTGGCACTGTGAGCCGGATTTCCATTTTATTCCAAATGGGTGTTCAATAGATTATTGTCATGTAGAGCCGATGCCAACAAATAGCCAGCGCTATGAGGTAGTTTGCCAAAACCTGTCAATTATATTTATAGCTTTAGAGCTGCATGTGTCCCACTGAAGAGTAGGTGAGCTGGAGAGGAAATGTAGAGGTTTTATACCTGTAATCCATCTGGATGCGGGCCCACAgtaatgtgtgtaaatgttcactgccagtttttttttgttaatcaTTAAACATTTGTATATAAACTGATTCCTGAAGCCTGTCTTTGTTTCAAATGCACAAGGACGGGACTTATGACTCTGTAAATACTCACACATGTGCTCGAAGTAGACGCAAAGCTTGAGATGTAATTATTAGAATGATTTGGTGAAACATTAGACTTAATAGGAACAGAAGTGATTGTTACAATAGTGATACAGGTATATTTATGTAaagtctgtactgtatgtaacaatTTATTGTGGGGCTTGGCAGAAATGCCTAAGGATGAATGTGCTGATTGAGGTGTGAAACCACTGTCTTGCAAAGGCTTTATTTACCAAATACCAATTTATAGGACAGCTTTTTGTTTCACTCAGCTTCTCTGTATGCTTATAAAATATCACACTGTGTATTAGCTCCTAATCCTCTTAAACAAACACTGTGGGTTTAACGCCAAACAGAACTTACTAAAACTGCACTCCTTCTAAGAATAAACGTTCTATTTCTGCCGCGGTACAAAGGCAGAGGCACATGAGAGCTGTCTGTGCTCATAAAAATCCTATTATGTAGGAGGCTGGACTCAGATGCACGAGTTCAGAGTTTCATACAAAAACGAATCCAAGACGTTGGACACGAAGGAGGTTAGTCATGCACACAAAGAACTGCCGGCAGATCCAAGGCGAGCGACACGCAGAGATGAGGCTGTGAGTCTCTGACTATTTCAGACTGTGTCAATGAAGCTAAAGTTTATCTCTTATTATTGAATCACTCAGTGTACATTCGAATAGTGAATGAGGCAGATTTATTCAATGAGAAACACATAATTCACATTATTATCCAGGACCTCCAGTTTTTAATATAAGCCCATTATACTGAAGACAGAAATCTGAACACTGTGCCTCTGGGTTTTGAGATGATGTGCTATATTCAGCTGTAATAACTTTAAGATATTCATAGACCGTCTGTACATGATGCACTGATTTTAGCCTCGAACTACAAAACATAGCTTGAGCTTCTTGGAAAATGTCATCATTTGCATATTGTGCTGTCTGTCTTGCTAATTACAAGTAGAAATGACTAATATATTACTAATAAACTTAAATGCACACGCACTACAACACTGATTTATTATTCCACACTTTGATCTCACTCTGTGACGTCTTCAGATCGGGGCCACTGCTCCGTATCCTTCTGCCAAATTCCAGATGATCCCGTTTTTCATGTAAAACTCTGTTTTGGTACAAGCCACGCGTGCAAACTGGCGGCCTGTTTGATAGAGACCAGGGTGAGGACGACGCCCATATTCTGAAGAGGACAGCACCGGTACGTCCCTGGACATCTCCTTGAAGCGAGCAcgggaaaaaaagcacaaatactgtacatggagtCAGTTGTAAAAATACACTGTGTTTGACCGAAGTGTTTTGGGGGGTGAATGGCAGCATCTACAAAAAAAAGATATATATAAGAGTAAACACAAAGTCATCTGCATCATAGGTGAAGCAGGGGGATTTGCGCTTAGCCAGAACTAGCTGTTTGTCTTCTCTGCCTGAAGTGTCATTTTGGCTCATCATTGCGAAGAGCTGTAATCAGGCACAGTACTGgcagaaataaaagcagtttcACCAAATAAAACCCTTAGCAGCACAGTAATGGTGGATCGGGAAAATTGAGCTATGTTCTGCCTGGTATTATCCAAGTGTCTCAGCATTTTTAACAGATTTCCGAACACTGGGTACCTCAGATTCACTGATGGGCTCATATTTTCATaagcaggaggagggaaaagagaaacaaaaactaaCACGCTAGTATTATCCAGTATCATCCTCTGAATAGTTtatacaataaacacacaatttTAGATTCATATTCACTTGTGAATACCGGAACGGGAGTGTCCTAATTCAGCAGACGCTGTCACAGCCGCTGACAGCCAACCACTCAACTCACTGTAATTACAGGCTCAGCGGTGTATGTGGCTGCTTTGTTCACCATCCGCTCTGCTTTCCGTGACCCAGAAACTTACTGTGAGCTCATTTTCTTGACATGAATAATTGCTTTCTGGAGATAAAATGGCTTCCAAGGGAGCCATAAACAATTGTCATAAAACCtacagatactgtactgtatatgtcagTCACCACATAGTAAAAAATGTTGACAGGCTTATGAATTTGGAACATTTTTAAGATACTGTATGCTCTATAAAAatctttttccttcttcctctgcacatatattattattgcCCATATCATCTGAGGTTTTGGAAGTCTGCATAAATAAAGAGTGATTGTGATTAGCAGAGTAGTTAATAAAGTTTATAACGTACAGGTCGGTTCGGCAAGTGTGTAGGTGGTCAGTGCTATAAGGTACAGTGTAGTGACGTCATCACTGAGGCAGCTAACTATAATTAATCAGTTAATTAATTTTACTGGAAGGGATAGTCGTTAAAAATTAAATAGCTTGTTTCTACTGTGAAGTAGATCATCTGGTGTTTTACAAAGGCAATGTTGAACCAGTCACTAAAATTACATCTGACTTTAACAAGCTAAAACACATTTGAACTACGCAGTAACTGGCTAAATAATTGAACATTACCTCTTCGTTTATGCGCAGTCCGCTTCCTTTAAAGTGTTTCCTGTCATCGCGGTGCAGTCTCATGTCGTAGCCTTCAGCCTGGTTGTACACTCGGTCATACATGAAGACATCTGGCGCCtacaacagtaaaatagtcATGATGATCACAACTAACTACAGTCTTTTCTGTGAGGGGAAGAAATAGCAACGCACGGTCCCTCAGATAAGTTTGAATATCCTCTATTCTACTAAATAATCTTGGGACTTGGTAATATTCTCTGACTGCTGTAACAACCTAGCCTTAGTAAATTGTAAATCTAGCATTAATAAGTCATAGTGCTATCACTATAGTTAAAATAGTCTAGTTTCTACCTAGCTATTAGCTGTCCACAGTTAGCTAAATTAGCTATTAGCAAAAACTTTCCAACTTATTACTTCCGAGTCTTTCTTGAAATAAGACATTTCTTTCGGTTGGTTCCGTCGCGGTGGGATGTAACTGAAGGACGATAATGTGGACAGCGGTTTGTCTGGTTTGTCTGATAAATCCATCTTCGTAGTTTTATGCCACACTGGTGTGATCTGGCTACAAAACGGAGACTGTGGCGTCGGTGGTTGCTAGGATACGGGGTATGTTGCCTTCGCGTCTACTTTGTTTGCCTGGAATTTAGAAGTTTTGTGGTCATTCATCAACGTGACACATCCAGTTAAATGTTATTATAGTTAATGCACTGAACTTTATTAGTAAAGTTAAGATTTACACTGCTACAAGATTTCTCAAACATATTTGTCACAATCCGTCTTCCTATATGCTAGAAGTTGTCCCTTCAAAGCCACTGAAGGTCTCGCGTTGCATCTGCTACATAACTCTGTCAGCTGAATCAATTTATAACTCTGGACAGACTGTGGCTCAAGTATTGCGAGGAATATGTGGTGCGGTTATGGGTGATGCCGAAGTTCAATTGTCAAAGCTTCAGTTAAAGTATAAATAAGCTCCCATTCGCGCTGCAGAATGCCACATACAGATGGCAGACCTCGAGTTCAAACAGAATCCAGTTGGTAGAGCAAAGATCGCACATAAACAAATCAGCTACAAATATCCTTAATGAAGaagcatttacacacacaaacataactgATGCCGTCACATCGCATGGTCGCCACCTCACCTTTtattcttttgtgtgtgtgtgtgtgtgtgtgtgtgtgtgtgtgtgtgtgtgtgtgtgtgtgtgtgtgtgtgtgtgtgtgtgtgtgcgtgcgtgcgtgcgtgcgtgcgtgcgtgcgtgcgtgtgtgtgtgtgtgcccacctGCCTGCTGTTATTGTTCACTGCAATTACGACAGAGTAGCAGAGGGAGCCAGTGCTAGCGTATTATATTATTCCCTGCGCCACAGCCcagaacacagcacacacacacacgccaaaaCAGTGAAAGTCTTGAATCTCTGCATCACAGGTCATGAGGTTTCCCACAACAATGACGTAGAGCACAGAACAGGGGACATGTggacggagagagggagacggacacagacaggcagatggcGCGTGATCACCAACTTTCATTTTAGAGGTTGTCTCAGGAGTAATTACTGCTGACATTTCAGATGGTATATTACTATTTGGCATGAAGTCACAGTGGGTATGAAACCAGCTGACGGCAgggttcagtcagtcagtcagtcagtggtCCTGAGTTATTAAAGACTCTTATTGAGCCTTGCTGTCATTTGTATATATTCTTCACTGCTTATGAGTGTTTTGAAGATGTTATTCTTTCTTGTCATACCTGAACAAGGCTGTTGCCGTTCATAATGTGAATCCCTTGAACAAAAAGCAATAGTTAATAAATTTACATTTTCCTGGAGAAAAATATTCTGAAGGCAACTTTACAGTAAAGACTATTAaactgtgtgttcatgtgtataATTGTGGGCAAATTTGATAATTCAGTATAAAActaaaacagtttttaaacTGAAGGAGTAGGTCATGTCTTCTTTCTGGTTAATAGTTGCAGGAGGTCCATTAATAcctcctttttttgtttccttgtcCTGACTTTCCCTGACCTTTTGCTGCCTTTTTTCATCCTCTCTGACGTGGCACATTTGGATTTACAGCAGATGATGTCCCTGTAGATCTGCACGGCCAGCTGCATAATTATGGTGGCTCTATTCATCTTTTCCCAGTTTTGTGAGTCAGATCCACACTATGCAAGAAGATTTTGGCCAAAATTGTAATAGTGGAATCACAGTTCTGTCGCTCTTCCTTGACACCATGAGCTTTAACACCCATTTTATACACCCATCTTCAGTAATGGCCATTTTACTGCCTATTTTCTTGCTGCACTCTATTGATTTTCCTCTCCGAAACAGCAGACTTGTTACAATTTTCGGGCTCTGTTCAGAACAACTTGCTGCACTTTGGCGTTTATTGGGGTTAAGGTGTCTGTAGGTGTTCAAAAAGTTGCTTCGATTGCTGTGATTCTGTGAAGGGGCTCTTTTCAGCCACCACAAGAAGAGTTTGTGTGATGCAGGATAATCCATCCTCTCTGTCCAATCCACTTAGGGGATGTCAGTGAAAGCAGAAAGTCAGTGCCCAGAAACTCaattcacatttttattttatatttcatttaaaatataatattaaatacattaataaataaatacattataacAATGTAATGTTATaatggggaggagaggagaggagaggagaggagaggagaggagaggagaggagaggagagggagaggagaggagaggagaggagaggagaggagaggcagttGACTAGCATCAGCCTCCCCCTGGTGGACACGAGGAGTAATACATAAGCATCTACATAAAGCATAAAATTATAGCAAAGCATGAAAGTAATTTGGTCAAAGCCAGTAAAGACCTACCGTCTGCCTTatgtggaggaagaggtggtTTCTCAACCTTGCAGATGAAAAAAGGTTTCTCTTTATAATTATCATCCTGAACACTAAATCCTCAAATCCATCCTAAGGGTGTGTCACATTTTGCATtattggattaaaaaaaataagccTGGGGattgaaaagttaaaaaaggaaGACCCATGTGTGGATGATAAACCGCTGGAGGTAAATATATAGAATACGGCTGaatagaaagaaagagaagacaaTATTCCTTTAGTAAACAAAGTTACTCTCTTCAATGCTTGAGCAGGTCTGGGGTTCTGATGAAAGGGTAGGGttccgatcaccacaggtagAGCGATCtatagacagacagagacaggagagagacacacacagagaagagagagagagagagagagagagagagatagagagagagagaggagagagagagagaggatagagagagagagagagagagagagagagagaagagagagaagacacacacagacagagagatacATAGAGACAGATattacagatacagatacagataagATAGATAGATACAGATATAGA is drawn from Betta splendens chromosome 11, fBetSpl5.4, whole genome shotgun sequence and contains these coding sequences:
- the cfap90 gene encoding uncharacterized protein CFAP90 isoform X1, producing the protein MDLSDKPDKPLSTLSSFSYIPPRRNQPKEMSYFKKDSEAPDVFMYDRVYNQAEGYDMRLHRDDRKHFKGSGLRINEEEDTEWRDTHVIHTQHSAVEEKATEHQTQVDEFGHLMRELIREERIPGRTQWGCARYAQTINMRVR
- the cfap90 gene encoding uncharacterized protein CFAP90 isoform X2, with product MDLSDKPDKPLSTLSSFSYIPPRRNQPKEMSYFKKDSEAPDVFMYDRVYNQAEGYDMRLHRDDRKHFKGSGLRINEEEMSRDVPVLSSSEYGRRPHPGLYQTGRQFARVACTKTEFYMKNGIIWNLAEGYGAVAPI